The following are encoded together in the Bradyrhizobium algeriense genome:
- a CDS encoding TIGR02302 family protein — MNEASPDPTKTPREPDAVARLQLTQALQRAQYAIAWERAWPGFARILNVVGLFLVASWAGLWLALPFLARAIGIGLFIVLALAALYPLARFRWPTREEALSRLDRGTGIRHRPATALTDTLSNKDPIAQALWREQRERTLASIKRIRAGLPSPRLPIHDPWALRALVMVMLAAAYVAAGDERALRIAAAFDWNGVLAPANVRVDAWVTPPVYTGKPPVILSAARDAASPDSGAPLSVPSGSTLLVRSSGGTIDVVVGGGVTEVAPGEQAPKGTNERHFKITGDGSAHVRAPSGQPLWRFAATPDRAPTISLVKDPERQARGSLQMSYKLEDDYGVTEARAQFAARNADAAKTSDAKTPDAKTPDAKTPDAKTPDVKDGKNKEADKAERRPLFEPPQFPLVLPNARTRNGVGQTAKDLSEDPYAGADVTLTLTAKDEAGNEGKSEAFNMRLPERLFTKPLARALIEQRRILALDANQNAQVYTALDALMIAPELFTPEAGHYLGLYSVSRQLEAARTDDSLREVVASLWALAVTIEDGNISDVDKALRAAQEALKQALERGATDEEIKKLTDNLRAALDNFLRQLVEQQRNNPQQLARPLDPNTKMLSQQDLKSMLDRLERLSKSGDKDAAKQLLEQLQQMLENLQMAQPGQGGDDMEQALNELGDMIRKQQQLRDKTYKQGQDSRRDRMRGKQGDKQGDQSMGDLQQDQQGLRDRLKKLQEELAKRGMGPGQRGQQGQQGQRGERGQGQQGQGQQGQGGDQGDGEDGLDQADSAMGDATGRLGEGNADGAVDSQGRALDALRKGAQSLAEAMQQGDGDQPGDGPGNPRGRQQGAANSTDPLGRPMRHNEFSDDYTVKIPGEIDVQRVRRILEELRRRLADPSRPQIELDYIERLLKDY, encoded by the coding sequence TTGAACGAAGCCTCCCCCGACCCCACGAAAACCCCGCGCGAGCCGGATGCTGTCGCGCGGCTTCAACTGACGCAGGCCCTGCAACGGGCTCAGTATGCGATTGCGTGGGAGCGCGCCTGGCCGGGCTTCGCCCGGATTTTAAACGTGGTCGGGCTGTTTCTGGTGGCATCCTGGGCCGGATTATGGCTGGCACTGCCATTTCTAGCACGCGCAATCGGCATCGGTCTGTTTATCGTGCTGGCGCTGGCGGCGTTGTACCCGCTTGCGCGGTTTCGCTGGCCGACCCGCGAAGAGGCGTTGAGCAGGCTCGACCGTGGCACCGGCATTCGCCACCGCCCGGCGACCGCGCTGACCGATACGCTCTCAAACAAGGACCCGATCGCGCAGGCGCTGTGGCGGGAACAACGCGAGCGCACGCTGGCCTCGATCAAGCGGATTCGCGCCGGGCTGCCGTCGCCGCGGCTTCCGATCCACGATCCCTGGGCGCTGCGCGCGCTGGTCATGGTGATGCTGGCGGCCGCCTATGTCGCCGCCGGCGACGAGCGCGCGCTGCGGATTGCCGCGGCGTTCGACTGGAACGGCGTGCTGGCGCCGGCCAACGTCCGGGTCGATGCCTGGGTGACCCCGCCGGTCTATACCGGCAAGCCGCCGGTGATTCTGTCCGCCGCCAGGGATGCGGCTTCGCCCGATAGCGGCGCACCGCTGTCGGTGCCGTCAGGCAGTACGCTGCTGGTGCGCTCCAGCGGCGGCACCATCGATGTCGTGGTCGGCGGCGGCGTGACCGAGGTCGCGCCGGGCGAGCAGGCGCCGAAGGGCACCAACGAACGGCACTTCAAGATCACGGGCGACGGCAGCGCGCATGTCCGCGCGCCGTCCGGCCAGCCGCTGTGGCGCTTCGCGGCCACGCCCGACCGCGCGCCGACCATTTCATTGGTCAAGGATCCGGAACGCCAGGCCCGCGGTTCGCTGCAGATGTCCTACAAACTCGAGGACGATTACGGCGTCACCGAAGCCCGCGCGCAATTCGCTGCCCGCAACGCGGATGCGGCCAAGACCTCCGATGCCAAGACTCCCGACGCCAAGACTCCCGATGCCAAGACTCCCGATGCCAAGACCCCCGATGTGAAGGACGGCAAGAACAAGGAGGCCGACAAGGCCGAGCGGCGGCCGCTGTTCGAGCCGCCGCAGTTTCCGCTGGTGCTGCCGAATGCGCGCACCCGCAACGGCGTCGGCCAGACGGCGAAGGATCTTAGCGAAGATCCCTACGCCGGCGCCGACGTGACGCTGACGCTGACTGCCAAGGACGAGGCCGGCAACGAGGGCAAGAGCGAGGCCTTCAACATGCGGCTGCCGGAGCGGCTGTTCACAAAACCGCTGGCGCGCGCCCTGATCGAGCAGCGCCGCATCCTGGCGCTGGACGCCAACCAGAATGCGCAGGTCTATACCGCGCTCGATGCGCTGATGATCGCGCCGGAATTGTTCACGCCGGAGGCGGGACACTATCTCGGCCTCTACAGCGTGTCGCGGCAGCTGGAGGCGGCGCGCACTGACGATTCGCTGCGCGAGGTCGTCGCCAGCCTGTGGGCGCTCGCCGTCACCATCGAGGATGGCAACATCTCTGATGTCGACAAGGCGCTGCGCGCGGCGCAGGAAGCGCTCAAGCAGGCGCTGGAACGCGGCGCCACCGACGAGGAGATCAAGAAGCTCACGGACAATCTGCGCGCCGCGCTGGACAATTTCCTGCGCCAGCTCGTCGAGCAGCAGCGAAACAACCCGCAGCAGCTGGCGCGCCCGCTCGATCCTAACACCAAGATGCTGAGCCAGCAGGATCTCAAGAGCATGCTCGACCGGTTGGAGCGGCTGTCGAAGTCCGGCGACAAGGATGCCGCCAAGCAGCTATTGGAACAGCTGCAGCAGATGCTGGAAAATCTGCAGATGGCGCAGCCCGGCCAGGGCGGCGACGATATGGAGCAGGCGCTGAACGAACTCGGCGACATGATCCGCAAGCAGCAGCAATTGCGCGACAAGACCTACAAGCAGGGCCAGGATTCCAGGCGCGACCGCATGCGCGGCAAGCAGGGAGACAAGCAGGGCGACCAGAGCATGGGCGACCTGCAGCAGGATCAGCAGGGCCTGCGCGATCGGCTCAAGAAATTGCAGGAAGAACTCGCCAAGCGTGGCATGGGGCCGGGCCAGCGCGGCCAGCAAGGCCAACAGGGTCAGCGCGGCGAACGGGGGCAGGGTCAGCAGGGTCAGGGCCAACAGGGTCAAGGCGGCGACCAGGGCGACGGCGAGGACGGGCTCGATCAGGCCGATTCGGCGATGGGCGACGCCACCGGCCGGCTCGGCGAGGGCAATGCCGACGGTGCGGTGGACTCGCAAGGCCGCGCGCTGGACGCGTTGCGCAAGGGTGCCCAGAGCCTGGCGGAAGCCATGCAGCAGGGTGACGGCGACCAGCCGGGCGACGGCCCCGGCAATCCCAGAGGCCGCCAGCAGGGCGCGGCCAACTCGACCGATCCGCTGGGACGGCCGATGCGCCACAACGAATTCAGCGATG
- a CDS encoding carboxymuconolactone decarboxylase family protein, whose amino-acid sequence MDQKTHDKGLEIRKAVLGEAYVNNALKNADSFNKPFQELVTEYCWGAVWGREELPHKTRSMLNLAMISILNRPHELKAHIKGALTNGVSRDEIREIFMQVAIYAGVPAGVDSFRIAREVFAELDKA is encoded by the coding sequence ATGGACCAGAAGACACACGACAAGGGCCTGGAAATTCGCAAAGCCGTGCTCGGCGAGGCCTATGTCAACAACGCCCTGAAGAACGCCGACAGTTTCAACAAGCCGTTCCAGGAACTGGTCACCGAATATTGCTGGGGCGCGGTGTGGGGCCGCGAGGAATTGCCGCACAAGACGCGCAGCATGCTCAACCTCGCCATGATCTCGATCCTCAACCGGCCGCACGAATTGAAGGCGCACATCAAGGGCGCACTGACCAACGGCGTCAGCCGCGACGAGATCCGCGAGATCTTCATGCAGGTCGCGATCTATGCCGGCGTGCCCGCCGGCGTCGACAGCTTTCGCATCGCGCGCGAAGTGTTTGCGGAATTGGACAAGGCGTAG
- a CDS encoding NAD(P)-dependent oxidoreductase: MEIGFIGLGKMGFPMARRLIEARHQLTVFDTRKEAVDKLTALGAQAASSPKEIADRCETVLASLPSLQASLDVATGSGGVIEGKRVKRFVDLSTVGSQMAARIHGLLAKNNIVQIDSPVSGGVGGAEKGTLAVMVSGPRADFEVTKPALDVIGKVFFIGEKPGSAQTMKLANNFLSATAMVATSEAVVMGVKAGLDPAVMIDVINAGSGLNTASRDKFPRAVLPRSFDFGFATGLMVKDVRLALEEMKSLGLSMEVAEAVGRLWEVVIRDEGAESDFTAAIKPIEKAAGVVVGGAKGGHAAK; the protein is encoded by the coding sequence ATGGAAATCGGATTTATCGGCCTCGGGAAGATGGGCTTCCCGATGGCGCGCCGCCTGATTGAGGCCAGGCATCAGCTCACGGTATTCGATACGCGCAAGGAAGCCGTCGACAAACTCACAGCGCTCGGCGCGCAGGCCGCATCGTCACCGAAGGAAATTGCCGATCGCTGCGAGACCGTGCTGGCAAGCCTGCCGTCGCTGCAGGCCTCGCTCGACGTTGCGACCGGCTCGGGCGGCGTAATCGAGGGCAAGCGGGTAAAGCGCTTCGTCGATCTCTCCACCGTCGGCTCGCAGATGGCGGCCAGAATTCACGGCCTGCTGGCGAAGAACAACATCGTGCAGATCGACAGCCCCGTCAGCGGCGGCGTCGGCGGCGCCGAGAAAGGAACGCTGGCGGTGATGGTGTCCGGCCCGCGTGCCGATTTCGAAGTGACAAAACCCGCGCTCGACGTGATCGGAAAAGTGTTCTTCATCGGCGAAAAGCCCGGGTCGGCGCAGACCATGAAACTCGCCAACAACTTCCTGTCGGCCACCGCCATGGTGGCGACGTCGGAAGCCGTGGTGATGGGCGTCAAGGCGGGGCTCGATCCGGCCGTGATGATCGACGTCATCAACGCCGGTTCCGGCCTTAACACCGCAAGCCGCGACAAGTTTCCCCGTGCCGTGCTGCCGCGCAGCTTCGATTTCGGCTTTGCCACCGGGTTGATGGTGAAGGACGTGCGGCTGGCGCTGGAGGAGATGAAATCGCTGGGGCTGTCGATGGAAGTCGCCGAAGCGGTCGGGCGCCTGTGGGAAGTCGTCATCCGCGACGAGGGCGCGGAGTCGGATTTTACCGCTGCCATCAAGCCGATCGAAAAGGCGGCAGGCGTCGTGGTCGGCGGGGCGAAGGGCGGCCACGCGGCGAAGTAG
- a CDS encoding L,D-transpeptidase family protein, whose protein sequence is MTSRCVNPVCRQKRLRPACLAVAGLALLIAAGNDAPARSGQSQRPIESIQSRSAGEPTMAIVSLRSQRITVYDATGWILRAPVSSGTKGRETPAGIFSVIQKVEEHYSNLYDDAFMPHMQRITWSGIALHGGVLPGRPASHGCIRLPFDFAEQLFGATAMGMRVIVAPGDVAPVEFAHPLLFQPKPGAAALAAARTTEAQEAARKAAEARIAAGTALREATQARTPVRAAENLKRRAEAQLAAAETKLGSDISAEAKEQAEDAKAQAVAKIAELQLQWDVANVDLQLRLDAVTSAREAAAAAETARAAAAEAARQIARELQPVSVLISRKTQRLYVRQAFEPVFESPVTIADPDRAIGTHVFTAIGRTADDASLRWSVVSLRSGGAPSGSAEPEDRPRGNSGRGVEPVPTDPDSAKAALDRIVIPQDAVNRIAGIAPRSSLIVTDEPMSSETGKGTEFVVLLSGEPQGGIKRRRRSPGSDFRYAYPRSQPFGRSPFGNPFFNW, encoded by the coding sequence ATGACGTCTCGTTGCGTAAATCCAGTGTGCAGGCAGAAGCGGCTGCGGCCCGCATGTCTGGCCGTTGCGGGTCTGGCCTTGCTGATCGCGGCGGGGAACGATGCGCCCGCCAGAAGCGGCCAGAGCCAACGCCCGATCGAGTCCATTCAGTCGCGCAGCGCCGGCGAGCCGACCATGGCCATCGTTTCGCTTCGCAGCCAGCGGATCACCGTCTACGACGCCACGGGGTGGATCCTGCGGGCGCCGGTGTCGAGCGGCACGAAGGGACGCGAGACACCCGCAGGGATCTTCAGCGTCATCCAGAAAGTCGAGGAGCATTACTCGAACCTGTATGACGACGCCTTCATGCCGCACATGCAACGCATCACCTGGTCGGGCATCGCCCTCCATGGCGGCGTGCTGCCGGGGCGTCCGGCGTCCCATGGCTGTATCAGACTGCCGTTCGACTTTGCCGAACAGCTGTTCGGCGCGACCGCGATGGGCATGCGGGTGATCGTGGCGCCAGGCGATGTGGCGCCTGTCGAGTTCGCCCATCCGCTTCTGTTCCAACCGAAGCCCGGTGCGGCCGCCCTGGCCGCCGCCCGGACCACGGAGGCGCAAGAGGCGGCGAGGAAAGCAGCCGAGGCGCGAATAGCCGCCGGGACGGCCTTGCGGGAGGCCACGCAGGCCAGGACGCCGGTTCGCGCGGCGGAAAATCTGAAGCGCAGAGCCGAGGCACAGTTGGCCGCCGCCGAGACTAAACTTGGCTCCGACATCTCCGCGGAGGCAAAGGAGCAGGCTGAGGACGCCAAGGCGCAGGCCGTCGCCAAAATCGCGGAGCTGCAGCTGCAATGGGACGTCGCCAACGTGGATCTGCAACTGAGGCTCGATGCCGTCACCTCTGCGCGTGAAGCCGCCGCCGCGGCGGAGACTGCGCGGGCCGCGGCAGCCGAGGCGGCCCGCCAGATCGCGCGCGAACTCCAGCCGGTATCGGTGTTGATCAGCCGCAAGACCCAGCGGCTTTATGTGCGGCAGGCATTTGAGCCGGTCTTTGAAAGTCCGGTCACGATCGCAGACCCCGATCGTGCGATCGGCACGCATGTCTTCACCGCCATCGGGCGCACGGCCGACGACGCCAGTTTGCGATGGAGCGTCGTCTCATTGCGCAGCGGAGGTGCGCCAAGCGGCTCGGCTGAGCCAGAGGACCGGCCGCGCGGGAATAGCGGTCGCGGCGTTGAGCCGGTGCCGACGGACCCGGACAGTGCAAAGGCCGCGCTCGACCGCATCGTCATTCCGCAGGACGCAGTGAATCGCATCGCCGGCATTGCGCCGCGATCCTCTCTGATCGTCACCGACGAGCCGATGAGTTCTGAAACCGGCAAGGGAACGGAATTCGTGGTGCTGTTGAGCGGCGAGCCGCAAGGCGGCATCAAGCGGCGGCGGCGCAGTCCGGGGAGCGACTTCCGCTACGCATACCCACGCAGCCAGCCTTTCGGGCGCTCGCCTTTCGGAAATCCCTTTTTCAACTGGTGA
- a CDS encoding DUF4167 domain-containing protein, whose translation MKTNMKHISEVKPVTVQPRPNTKAMAGVARRGSRPARRNESSGFPHPHAKNAQSAEKNYERYLALARAEALKGDRIAAENYFQHAEHYFRSMAKNAN comes from the coding sequence ATGAAAACCAACATGAAGCACATTTCGGAAGTTAAGCCGGTAACGGTACAGCCACGTCCAAATACGAAAGCTATGGCCGGCGTAGCGCGCCGAGGATCCCGGCCCGCCCGGAGAAATGAATCTTCCGGGTTCCCTCACCCTCACGCGAAGAACGCTCAGAGCGCCGAGAAAAACTATGAACGCTACCTGGCCTTGGCCCGCGCTGAAGCTCTGAAGGGAGACCGGATCGCAGCGGAGAATTATTTCCAGCATGCCGAGCACTATTTCCGGTCGATGGCGAAGAATGCGAATTAG
- the lysA gene encoding diaminopimelate decarboxylase, with product MNHFDYRNGVLHAEAVNLSELADAVGTPFYCYSTATLERHYRVFTEAFAGEKTLVCYAMKANSNQSVLRTLAKLGAGADVVSGGELKRALAAGIPPSKILFSGVGKTEPELRAALAADILCINVESEPELELLSKLAVETGKTARISLRVNPDVDAGTHAKIATGKSENKFGIPILRAREVYALAAKLPGIEVTGTDMHIGSQITDLSKMETAFRILSDFVQTLRADGHKIEHIDFGGGLGIPYHADREAPPLPSAYAAMVKRVTHNLGCTLMFEPGRMIVGNAGILVSRVIYVKPGEAKNFVIIDAAMNDLIRPTLYEAHHDILPVREPVKGVRTITADVVGPVCETGDYLALDRNLPEPKAGDLIAIMTAGAYGAVQSGFYNTRALVPEVLVKDDQYAVVRPRIEVEELIAMDRPAPWL from the coding sequence ATGAACCATTTTGACTATCGCAACGGCGTGCTCCACGCCGAGGCCGTCAACCTGTCCGAACTTGCGGACGCGGTCGGCACGCCGTTCTATTGCTATTCGACGGCGACGCTGGAGCGCCATTACCGCGTCTTCACCGAGGCCTTTGCTGGCGAGAAGACGCTGGTCTGCTACGCCATGAAGGCGAATTCCAACCAGTCGGTGCTGCGCACGCTGGCGAAACTCGGCGCCGGGGCCGACGTCGTGTCGGGCGGCGAACTCAAGCGCGCGCTAGCCGCGGGGATTCCGCCGAGCAAGATTCTTTTCTCAGGCGTCGGCAAGACCGAACCCGAACTGCGTGCGGCGCTCGCCGCGGACATTCTCTGCATCAACGTCGAATCCGAGCCCGAACTGGAATTGCTGTCGAAGTTGGCGGTCGAGACTGGCAAGACCGCGCGGATTTCGTTGCGGGTCAATCCGGACGTCGATGCCGGGACGCATGCCAAGATCGCCACCGGCAAGTCCGAGAACAAGTTCGGCATCCCGATTCTGCGGGCGCGCGAGGTCTATGCCCTCGCGGCGAAGCTGCCGGGCATCGAGGTGACCGGCACCGACATGCATATCGGTAGCCAGATCACCGATCTGTCCAAGATGGAGACCGCGTTCCGGATTCTTTCCGATTTCGTGCAGACGCTGCGCGCCGACGGCCACAAGATCGAGCATATCGATTTCGGCGGCGGGCTCGGCATCCCCTATCACGCCGACCGCGAAGCGCCGCCATTGCCGTCGGCCTATGCTGCAATGGTCAAGCGGGTGACGCATAATCTCGGCTGCACGCTGATGTTCGAGCCCGGGCGGATGATCGTCGGCAACGCCGGCATCCTCGTTTCCCGCGTCATCTATGTGAAGCCCGGCGAGGCCAAGAACTTCGTCATCATCGACGCCGCGATGAACGATTTGATCCGCCCCACGCTGTACGAAGCCCACCACGACATTCTCCCCGTTCGCGAGCCCGTCAAGGGCGTCCGAACCATCACGGCCGACGTCGTCGGTCCGGTCTGCGAGACCGGCGACTATCTCGCCCTCGACCGCAACCTTCCCGAACCCAAGGCCGGCGATCTCATCGCGATCATGACCGCCGGCGCCTACGGCGCGGTGCAGTCCGGCTTCTACAATACGCGCGCGCTGGTGCCCGAAGTCCTCGTCAAGGACGACCAATACGCCGTGGTGCGCCCGCGCATCGAGGTCGAAGAGCTGATCGCGATGGACCGGCCGGCGCCGTGGCTGTGA